A window of Longispora fulva contains these coding sequences:
- a CDS encoding class I SAM-dependent methyltransferase, whose amino-acid sequence MNQTHTARGATTRAESRQANTHWWDSDADHYHEEHGAFLGEVLLRWCPEGLTEADAGLLGPVAGKRILEIGCGSASSSRWLRTQGAEVVATDLSAGMLRHAVAGNEHSGVRIPLALADAECLPFRDGVFDVIFTAFGAVPFVTDSALVMREAARVLRPGGRWVFSVTHPMRWIFPDDPGEAGLVAIHSYFDRRPYVEYTDGVPTYVEHHRTLGDRVREIVAAGLTLVDLVEPEWPEGHTQEWGQWSPLRGKIFPGTAIYVTAKPG is encoded by the coding sequence GTGAACCAAACGCACACCGCCCGAGGGGCCACGACCAGAGCCGAGAGCCGGCAGGCCAACACCCACTGGTGGGACAGTGATGCAGATCACTACCACGAGGAACACGGCGCGTTCCTGGGCGAGGTGCTGCTGCGGTGGTGCCCCGAGGGACTGACCGAGGCCGATGCCGGACTGCTCGGCCCGGTGGCCGGGAAGCGGATCCTGGAGATCGGCTGCGGATCGGCCTCCAGCTCGCGGTGGCTGCGCACCCAGGGCGCAGAGGTGGTCGCCACCGACCTGTCCGCCGGCATGTTGCGGCACGCCGTGGCGGGCAACGAGCATTCAGGGGTACGGATCCCACTCGCCCTCGCCGACGCCGAGTGCCTGCCCTTCCGCGACGGCGTGTTCGATGTGATCTTCACCGCTTTCGGGGCCGTTCCGTTCGTCACGGACTCGGCGCTCGTGATGCGCGAGGCGGCCCGCGTGTTGCGCCCCGGGGGCCGGTGGGTGTTCTCCGTCACGCACCCGATGAGATGGATCTTTCCGGACGATCCGGGCGAGGCCGGATTGGTGGCGATCCACTCGTACTTCGACCGGCGGCCGTATGTCGAGTACACCGACGGGGTGCCGACGTATGTGGAGCACCACCGGACGCTCGGGGACCGGGTCCGGGAGATCGTCGCGGCCGGGCTGACGCTGGTGGACCTCGTCGAGCCGGAGTGGCCGGAGGGCCACACCCAGGAGTGGGGCCAGTGGAGCCCGCTGCGGGGGAAGATCTTCCCCGGTACGGCGATCTACGTGACCGCCAAACCGGGGTAG
- a CDS encoding winged helix-turn-helix domain-containing protein: protein MAEQTTPIQDPSVLKAVTHPLRMRLYGLLNTFGPSTASTLAERVDLAVAKVSYHLHQLARFGFVTEAPELARDGRERWWRAVPGGISWNEGDFPAGSEGRAISEAVTADTIRRRFQLLDDYLKSQDAWSEEWRDAAWSTNGRIRVDRAELAEFTAELAELFRRWGARPVDETDDRQFVYLFAHAFPYVP, encoded by the coding sequence ATGGCAGAGCAGACGACGCCGATCCAGGACCCCTCGGTCCTCAAGGCGGTCACCCACCCGCTGCGGATGCGCCTCTACGGCCTCCTCAACACCTTCGGCCCCTCCACGGCCAGCACCCTCGCCGAGCGGGTCGACCTGGCCGTCGCCAAGGTCAGCTACCACCTGCACCAGCTGGCCAGGTTCGGCTTCGTCACCGAGGCCCCCGAGCTGGCCCGCGACGGCCGCGAGCGGTGGTGGCGCGCGGTCCCCGGCGGGATCAGCTGGAACGAGGGCGACTTCCCGGCCGGCAGCGAGGGCCGCGCGATCTCCGAGGCCGTCACGGCCGACACGATCCGCCGCCGGTTCCAGCTCCTCGACGACTACCTGAAGAGCCAGGACGCCTGGTCGGAGGAGTGGCGCGACGCCGCGTGGAGCACCAACGGCCGGATCCGGGTCGACCGGGCCGAGCTGGCGGAGTTCACCGCGGAGCTCGCCGAGCTGTTCCGCCGCTGGGGTGCCCGGCCGGTCGACGAGACCGACGACCGCCAGTTCGTGTACCTGTTCGCCCACGCCTTCCCCTACGTCCCATGA
- a CDS encoding MFS transporter, translating into MRLHALVAVGGSRRYSAALLVDAVGAGLLRPFMLLYGLRVLDLGLVPTGAAMTVGLLVGLAAIPLSGRWIDRAGGRWPVIGALLVRALGVVVLLASDSLGTFLAAAVLLSLGTQTWPPAHAAVVTALVAGRHRDVALSAGRAVRNAGLGVGALIATVTLAGGAGALRGLAVVSGVGFVAAGLLVASMRVPSLVGAVSVPESSPVVACAGTAPGSGAVTREAAPAPAGRAAFLVLFVGNLPFALLFDVLEVALPAVFLQQLGSSAAWPGAVFIGNTVLVVVLSVPLVVRLAHRSRRSVFGLSGLGFAVAYLGFLGAGALGGLGGAVGVALFGVVYTVAEILYSGTGTALVIAAAQPGRLGRALARWELSTGLGKALAPAVLTTLFGVAPAVLWIPLAAATGLAGLAVARFGPRDEPAAAEPAAAEPATPTLMSAAA; encoded by the coding sequence ATGAGACTCCACGCGTTGGTGGCCGTCGGCGGCAGTCGCCGGTACTCCGCAGCCCTCCTCGTCGACGCCGTCGGCGCCGGCCTGCTCCGCCCGTTCATGCTGCTGTACGGCCTGCGCGTCCTCGACCTCGGTCTCGTGCCCACCGGCGCGGCCATGACCGTCGGCCTCCTCGTCGGACTGGCCGCCATCCCGCTGTCCGGCCGGTGGATCGACCGCGCCGGGGGCCGGTGGCCCGTCATCGGCGCCCTGCTGGTCCGGGCGCTCGGCGTGGTCGTCCTGCTGGCGTCCGACTCGCTCGGCACCTTCCTCGCCGCGGCGGTCCTGCTCAGCCTCGGCACCCAGACCTGGCCGCCGGCGCACGCCGCCGTGGTGACCGCGCTGGTGGCCGGGCGGCATCGGGACGTCGCGCTCAGCGCCGGTCGGGCCGTCCGGAACGCCGGGCTCGGGGTGGGGGCGCTGATCGCGACCGTGACGTTGGCGGGCGGGGCTGGCGCGTTGCGGGGGTTGGCTGTGGTGAGTGGGGTGGGGTTCGTGGCGGCGGGGCTGCTGGTGGCGTCGATGCGGGTGCCTTCGTTGGTCGGTGCCGTGTCTGTGCCGGAGTCCTCGCCGGTGGTGGCCTGCGCGGGGACCGCACCCGGGTCAGGGGCCGTGACCAGGGAGGCTGCGCCCGCGCCGGCCGGGCGGGCCGCGTTCCTGGTGTTGTTCGTGGGGAACCTGCCGTTCGCGCTCTTGTTCGACGTACTCGAGGTCGCCCTTCCCGCCGTCTTCCTCCAGCAGTTGGGCAGCAGCGCCGCCTGGCCGGGGGCCGTCTTCATCGGCAACACGGTGCTCGTGGTCGTGCTGTCGGTACCCCTGGTCGTCCGGCTGGCGCACCGGTCCCGGCGGAGCGTGTTCGGACTGTCCGGGCTCGGGTTCGCCGTCGCCTACCTGGGCTTTCTCGGCGCGGGGGCGCTGGGTGGGCTCGGTGGCGCGGTCGGGGTGGCACTGTTCGGCGTCGTGTACACCGTCGCGGAGATCCTCTATTCCGGTACCGGGACGGCGCTCGTCATCGCCGCGGCCCAGCCGGGGCGGCTCGGTCGGGCGCTCGCCCGGTGGGAGCTGTCGACCGGACTCGGCAAGGCGCTGGCGCCGGCCGTGCTGACGACGCTGTTCGGGGTGGCCCCGGCGGTCCTGTGGATCCCGTTGGCCGCGGCGACCGGGCTGGCGGGGCTGGCGGTGGCCCGCTTCGGCCCCCGGGACGAGCCCGCTGCCGCGGAACCCGCTGCCGCCGAGCCCGCGACGCCGACCCTCATGAGCGCTGCCGCATGA
- the polA gene encoding DNA polymerase I, translating into MKRLLLLDGHSLAYRAYFALPVENFATTTGQPTNAVFGFTSMLINLIRDEKPTHVGVAFDVSRRSFRTEQYEEYKAGRSETPNEFKGQVSLIHEVLTALGVTYVEMPGFEADDILATLSTRAVADGFEVLIASGDRDSFQLVNDKVTVLYPVKGVSVLNRFDPAAVEAKYGVAPDRYPDLAALVGEDSDNLPGVPGVGPKTAAKWINQYGDLDTIIARVDDIKGKVGDNVREHLASVIRNASLNKLIRTLELPCGPDDLTWSGGDPQEIDQVFDTLQFRVLRERLTGILGSDQPESADAMASLDGTVLGSGEVAAWLAALGPQTAGVALAGTFGRGTGSIDAIAVSGPSASAWFATAGLDPADEAAVAAWLADPARPKALHDQKPALWGLAAHGWQLAGLTMDTALAAYLARPDARNYDLAELSRRYLGRDLRTDEPANGQLTLDGLGADSDDEANGLMLRAAATRELAETLSGELAGQGAAGSLLADLEQPLGVLLAGLEGAGIAADTEYLSELEAHFAAEVKSAAELAYSVAGREFNLGSPKQLQQLLFDELGLPKTKKIKTGYTTDADALQGLFEKTQHPVLEHLLRHRDVARLKSTVEGLLKSVSDDGRIHTTLNQTVAATGRLSSTDPNLQNIPIRTEEGRRIRRAFIVGAGYETLLTADYSQIEMRIMAHLSEDADLIAAFQSGEDLHTTVARKVFETDEVTPEHRRRIKAMSYGLAYGLSAYGLSQQLGISPGEAQVLMDGYFERFGGVRDYLREIVVKARADGYTETLLGRRRYLPDLNSDNRQRREMAERMALNAPIQGTAADIIKVAMLRVDQALRAEGLASRMLLQVHDELIFEVSPGEQGPLEAVVRREMGAAHELAVPLEVSVGAGRDWSEAGH; encoded by the coding sequence GTGAAACGGCTGCTGCTCCTCGACGGACACTCGCTGGCATACCGGGCGTATTTCGCGCTGCCGGTGGAGAACTTCGCGACCACGACGGGGCAGCCCACCAACGCTGTCTTCGGGTTCACCTCGATGCTGATCAACCTGATCCGCGACGAGAAGCCGACCCACGTCGGGGTGGCCTTCGACGTGTCCCGCCGCTCCTTCCGCACGGAGCAGTACGAGGAGTACAAGGCCGGCCGGTCGGAGACGCCGAACGAGTTCAAGGGCCAGGTCTCCCTCATCCACGAGGTGCTCACGGCCCTCGGCGTGACGTATGTGGAGATGCCCGGCTTCGAGGCCGACGACATCCTGGCGACCCTGTCCACCAGGGCGGTGGCCGACGGCTTCGAGGTGCTGATCGCCAGCGGTGACCGCGACTCGTTCCAGCTGGTCAACGACAAGGTCACGGTGCTCTACCCGGTCAAGGGCGTCTCCGTGCTCAACCGGTTCGACCCGGCGGCCGTCGAGGCGAAGTACGGCGTGGCCCCCGACAGGTATCCGGACCTGGCCGCCCTCGTCGGGGAGGACTCCGACAACCTGCCGGGCGTGCCCGGGGTCGGTCCGAAGACCGCCGCCAAGTGGATCAATCAGTACGGCGACCTGGACACCATCATCGCCCGGGTCGACGACATCAAGGGCAAGGTCGGCGACAACGTCCGCGAGCACCTGGCGTCCGTGATCCGCAACGCCAGCCTGAACAAGCTGATCCGCACCCTCGAGCTGCCCTGCGGCCCCGACGACCTCACCTGGTCCGGCGGCGACCCGCAGGAGATCGACCAGGTCTTCGACACCCTGCAGTTCCGGGTGCTGCGCGAGCGCCTCACCGGCATCCTCGGCTCGGACCAGCCGGAGTCCGCCGACGCCATGGCCAGCCTCGACGGCACGGTGCTCGGCTCCGGCGAGGTCGCGGCCTGGCTCGCCGCGCTCGGCCCGCAGACCGCCGGCGTCGCGCTGGCCGGCACGTTCGGCCGGGGCACCGGGAGCATCGACGCCATCGCGGTGTCCGGGCCCTCGGCCTCGGCCTGGTTCGCCACCGCCGGGCTCGATCCGGCCGACGAGGCCGCCGTCGCCGCCTGGCTGGCCGACCCGGCCCGCCCGAAGGCCCTCCACGACCAGAAGCCGGCCCTGTGGGGCCTCGCCGCCCACGGCTGGCAGCTGGCCGGGCTGACCATGGACACCGCCCTGGCGGCGTATCTGGCCCGCCCCGACGCCCGCAACTACGACCTGGCGGAGCTGTCCCGGCGCTACCTGGGCCGCGACCTGCGCACCGACGAGCCCGCCAACGGCCAGCTCACCCTCGACGGCCTGGGCGCGGACTCCGACGACGAGGCCAACGGGCTGATGCTGCGCGCCGCCGCGACCCGCGAGCTCGCCGAGACCCTCAGCGGGGAGCTCGCCGGCCAGGGCGCCGCCGGTTCGCTGCTGGCCGACCTGGAGCAGCCCCTCGGCGTGCTGCTCGCCGGGCTGGAGGGCGCGGGCATCGCCGCCGACACGGAGTATCTGTCCGAGCTGGAGGCGCACTTCGCCGCCGAGGTGAAGTCGGCGGCCGAGCTGGCGTACTCGGTGGCGGGGCGCGAGTTCAACCTCGGCTCGCCGAAGCAGTTGCAGCAGCTCCTCTTCGACGAGCTGGGCCTGCCGAAGACCAAGAAGATCAAGACGGGGTACACGACGGACGCCGACGCCCTGCAGGGCCTGTTCGAGAAGACCCAGCACCCGGTCCTCGAACACCTGCTCCGGCACCGCGACGTCGCCCGGCTCAAGTCCACTGTCGAGGGCCTGCTCAAGAGCGTCTCCGACGACGGCCGGATCCACACCACCCTCAACCAGACGGTCGCCGCCACCGGCCGGCTGTCGTCCACGGATCCGAACCTGCAGAACATCCCGATCCGCACCGAGGAGGGCCGCCGGATCCGCCGCGCCTTCATCGTCGGCGCGGGCTACGAGACCCTGCTGACCGCCGACTACAGCCAGATCGAAATGCGGATCATGGCGCACCTCTCCGAGGACGCCGACCTGATCGCCGCGTTCCAGTCCGGCGAGGACCTGCACACCACGGTCGCCCGCAAGGTGTTCGAGACCGACGAGGTCACCCCGGAGCACCGCCGCCGGATCAAGGCCATGTCCTACGGCCTCGCCTACGGTCTGTCCGCCTACGGCCTGTCCCAACAGCTCGGGATCAGCCCCGGCGAGGCCCAGGTCCTGATGGACGGCTACTTCGAGCGCTTCGGCGGCGTCCGCGACTACCTGCGCGAGATCGTCGTGAAGGCCCGCGCCGACGGCTACACGGAGACCCTCCTGGGCCGCCGCCGCTATCTGCCCGACCTGAACAGCGACAACCGCCAGCGCCGCGAGATGGCCGAGCGGATGGCCCTCAACGCCCCCATCCAGGGCACCGCGGCCGACATCATCAAGGTGGCGATGCTGCGGGTCGATCAGGCCCTGCGCGCGGAGGGTCTGGCGTCGCGGATGCTGCTCCAGGTGCACGACGAGCTCATCTTCGAGGTGTCGCCGGGCGAGCAGGGGCCGTTGGAGGCGGTGGTGCGCCGGGAGATGGGCGCGGCGCATGAGCTGGCCGTGCCGTTGGAGGTGTCGGTGGGGGCCGGCCGGGACTGGTCGGAGGCTGGCCACTAG
- the coaE gene encoding dephospho-CoA kinase yields MLRVGLTGGIGAGKSAVARYLAGRGAVIVDSDVLAREVVAPGTEGLAEVVDTFGDGVLRDGALDRAALAAVVFADPSARARLERIIHPRVRARSEELTAAAGDSIVVNDIPLLVEVGLAPTFPLVLVVEAGHDVRLARLVERGLPPAEAESRMAAQASDGQRRAAADVVVDNSGTLAELHTRLATVWDRFVGFDENLAAGRRAARPVELTIAAPDGTWPEQYARLAARIRHAAGDLAVTLDHIGSTSVPGLPAKDILDIQLGVTDLAAADRLAPVLAAVGFPANPGEWWDNPKPPDTTIWYKRLHGSADPGRPVNLHVRTLDSPGWRWALMFRDWLRANPAEVAGYAQLKARLAAEGLTVNDYADAKEPWFDEAGALAEKWAATTGWAPTAATG; encoded by the coding sequence ATGTTGAGAGTGGGACTCACGGGCGGTATCGGGGCGGGGAAGAGCGCCGTCGCGCGGTACCTGGCCGGGCGGGGCGCCGTGATCGTGGACTCCGACGTGCTGGCCCGCGAGGTCGTCGCGCCCGGTACCGAGGGGCTGGCCGAGGTCGTCGACACCTTCGGGGACGGCGTCCTGCGGGACGGCGCGCTCGACCGGGCGGCGCTGGCCGCTGTCGTGTTCGCGGATCCGTCGGCCCGGGCGCGACTGGAACGGATCATCCACCCTCGCGTGCGGGCCCGGTCCGAGGAGCTCACGGCCGCTGCCGGGGACTCGATCGTGGTCAACGACATCCCGCTCCTGGTCGAGGTGGGCCTGGCGCCGACGTTCCCTCTGGTACTCGTCGTCGAGGCCGGTCACGACGTCCGGCTCGCACGACTGGTGGAGCGCGGGCTGCCCCCTGCCGAGGCCGAGTCCCGGATGGCGGCTCAGGCCAGTGACGGCCAGCGCCGGGCGGCGGCCGATGTCGTGGTGGACAACTCGGGCACCCTGGCCGAGTTGCACACCAGGTTGGCCACCGTGTGGGACCGGTTCGTCGGGTTCGACGAGAATCTGGCGGCGGGTCGCCGGGCTGCCCGCCCCGTGGAGCTGACCATCGCGGCCCCGGACGGGACGTGGCCGGAGCAGTACGCGCGGCTGGCGGCCCGGATCCGGCACGCCGCCGGGGACCTGGCGGTTACCCTCGACCACATCGGTTCTACCTCGGTGCCCGGCCTGCCCGCCAAGGACATCCTCGACATCCAACTGGGCGTCACCGACCTGGCCGCCGCCGACCGGCTGGCCCCCGTGCTGGCCGCCGTCGGCTTCCCCGCGAATCCGGGCGAGTGGTGGGACAACCCGAAACCCCCGGACACCACCATCTGGTACAAAAGGTTGCACGGCTCCGCCGACCCCGGCCGCCCGGTCAACCTGCATGTCCGCACGCTGGACTCGCCCGGCTGGCGCTGGGCGCTGATGTTCCGCGACTGGCTCCGGGCCAACCCGGCAGAGGTGGCGGGATACGCCCAGCTCAAGGCGCGGCTGGCGGCGGAGGGCCTCACGGTGAACGACTACGCGGACGCCAAGGAGCCCTGGTTCGACGAGGCTGGCGCCCTGGCGGAGAAGTGGGCGGCGACCACAGGCTGGGCCCCGACCGCCGCGACCGGCTAG
- a CDS encoding MFS transporter, whose translation MTAVVEARPRRAAYRNPTFLGWLAGYWLSLVGDQIYFIAFANAAAHLGDPLLTSVVSMASSIPRAILMLFGGALGDRVGLRKLMLISDAFRVLVMAVAAFAGLGGTSMWLLVGAALVFGAVDAAYMPAVTALPAQILPGEQLPASVAARQLANRCALLLGAPLGGLLVAVGGFPLACGLNAVSFAVSVAILAKIKPQFESGVRDPKPRRDLLAEVGDGLRFVIGQPVLRGVFLVLTTLEFCVTGPVNLAVPLRSVAEGWGSAGQGWMLGSLGVGGAAGALLVIVAKRWSRPVTIGLWVMLVQAVGVVLVGYGPTLPTVCAAMVAIGASGGVAGSLLGGATQSLIPDGYRARVGSIFVLQGMGLVPVSFTLFGLLGTAVGVPAACAVCGVLIAASVAAAFTLPAIRRT comes from the coding sequence ATGACCGCCGTCGTCGAGGCGCGCCCGCGACGCGCCGCCTACCGCAACCCCACCTTCCTCGGCTGGCTCGCCGGCTACTGGCTGTCCCTGGTCGGCGACCAGATCTACTTCATCGCGTTCGCCAACGCGGCGGCCCACCTGGGTGACCCGCTGCTGACCAGCGTCGTGTCGATGGCCAGCTCGATCCCGCGTGCGATCCTGATGCTGTTCGGCGGCGCGCTCGGCGACCGGGTCGGCCTGCGCAAACTCATGCTGATCTCCGACGCGTTCCGGGTGCTCGTGATGGCGGTCGCGGCGTTCGCCGGCCTGGGTGGCACGTCGATGTGGCTGCTCGTCGGGGCCGCGCTGGTGTTCGGGGCGGTGGACGCGGCGTACATGCCGGCGGTCACCGCGCTGCCGGCCCAGATCCTGCCGGGGGAGCAGTTGCCGGCCTCGGTGGCCGCCCGCCAGCTCGCCAACCGGTGCGCCCTGCTGCTCGGCGCGCCGCTCGGCGGCCTGCTGGTCGCGGTGGGCGGCTTCCCGCTCGCGTGCGGCCTCAACGCCGTCAGCTTCGCCGTCTCGGTCGCCATCCTGGCGAAGATCAAACCACAGTTCGAGTCGGGGGTACGCGACCCGAAGCCCCGCCGCGACCTCCTCGCCGAGGTGGGCGACGGTCTGCGGTTCGTGATCGGCCAGCCGGTGCTCCGCGGCGTGTTCCTGGTGCTCACGACCCTGGAGTTCTGTGTGACCGGCCCGGTCAACCTCGCGGTGCCGCTGCGCTCGGTGGCGGAGGGCTGGGGCTCGGCCGGTCAGGGCTGGATGCTCGGCTCGCTCGGGGTCGGCGGCGCGGCCGGGGCCCTGCTGGTGATCGTGGCGAAGAGGTGGTCCCGGCCGGTCACGATCGGGCTGTGGGTGATGCTGGTCCAGGCGGTCGGCGTGGTCCTGGTCGGCTACGGTCCGACCCTGCCGACCGTGTGCGCGGCCATGGTGGCGATCGGCGCGTCGGGCGGCGTGGCCGGCTCCCTGCTCGGTGGGGCGACCCAGTCCCTGATCCCCGACGGGTACCGGGCCCGGGTCGGCTCCATCTTCGTCCTCCAGGGCATGGGCCTGGTACCCGTCTCGTTCACGCTCTTCGGCCTGCTCGGCACGGCCGTCGGAGTCCCCGCGGCGTGCGCGGTGTGCGGGGTGCTGATCGCGGCCTCGGTCGCGGCGGCCTTCACCCTGCCGGCCATCCGCCGCACCTGA
- a CDS encoding ArsR/SmtB family transcription factor, producing the protein MTLTIELGPDPQVAFGPSPLGELIGALHVLSDPAHHPTQHAWAAAVAATLPADLADRIDAASFLWQVGRADFLVPSAIRATLAEDLDDLDALDDDTFLYAAFIPACGADRRTRRTRPSPVSRAPAAGHQTDPTGTAPPATRHPTVTTRVPGSGRPADQDPPGPTTSHPAMPHPGLSDPTIAPTPDLPGPTAAPDRWAAEIWAMTRDRARELSRARGPAQSEFVERLLTDLPGLRAWLRRLFEDCESAFFGEAWRQVRVRLMSDARDKSELFRRRGLAAAVAAMSPALSVRGTRLLIDKLRVSTASAVDAGITFAPTAFGWPHLVISDEPGWRPVVQYPVAPEAVVPLDLVRRRMEALANPARMRLCWLLARGAHTTGELADAWQLTAPEVSRHLAVLHRAGLLEKERRGRYTLHRLDLAAVGRLGSDLVEALLR; encoded by the coding sequence GTGACCCTGACGATCGAACTGGGGCCGGATCCGCAGGTCGCGTTCGGGCCGTCGCCGCTCGGCGAGCTGATCGGCGCGCTGCACGTGCTGAGCGACCCGGCGCACCACCCGACGCAGCATGCCTGGGCCGCGGCCGTGGCGGCGACGTTGCCGGCGGACCTGGCGGACCGGATCGACGCGGCGAGTTTCCTGTGGCAGGTGGGCAGGGCGGATTTCCTGGTACCGTCCGCGATCCGCGCCACCCTCGCCGAGGACCTCGACGACCTGGACGCGCTCGACGACGACACGTTCCTGTACGCCGCGTTCATCCCGGCCTGCGGGGCGGACCGCCGCACCCGCCGCACCCGCCCCTCCCCGGTAAGCCGCGCGCCCGCCGCCGGACACCAGACCGATCCGACGGGTACCGCGCCACCCGCCACCCGTCACCCGACGGTCACCACGCGAGTGCCAGGCTCCGGCCGCCCGGCGGACCAAGACCCGCCCGGACCCACCACGAGCCACCCGGCCATGCCGCACCCCGGCCTCTCCGACCCGACGATCGCGCCGACTCCCGACCTCCCGGGTCCGACGGCCGCCCCGGACCGGTGGGCGGCCGAGATCTGGGCCATGACCCGCGACCGCGCCCGCGAGCTGTCCCGCGCCCGCGGCCCGGCCCAGTCCGAGTTCGTCGAACGTCTCCTCACGGACCTGCCGGGCCTGCGCGCCTGGCTGCGCCGCCTCTTCGAGGACTGCGAGTCGGCGTTCTTCGGCGAGGCGTGGCGGCAGGTCCGGGTCCGGCTGATGTCCGACGCCCGGGACAAGTCCGAGCTGTTCCGCCGCAGGGGGCTCGCCGCGGCCGTGGCGGCGATGTCGCCGGCGCTGTCCGTCCGGGGCACGAGGCTCCTGATCGACAAGCTGCGGGTCAGTACGGCCTCCGCCGTCGACGCCGGCATCACCTTCGCCCCGACGGCGTTCGGCTGGCCGCACCTGGTGATCTCCGACGAGCCGGGCTGGCGGCCGGTGGTGCAGTACCCGGTGGCGCCGGAGGCGGTCGTGCCCCTGGATCTGGTGCGCCGGCGGATGGAAGCTCTGGCGAATCCGGCGAGGATGCGGCTGTGCTGGCTGCTGGCCCGGGGGGCGCACACGACGGGGGAGCTGGCCGACGCCTGGCAGTTGACCGCTCCGGAGGTGTCCCGGCACCTGGCGGTGCTGCACAGGGCCGGGTTGTTGGAGAAGGAGCGGCGGGGCCGGTACACGTTGCACAGGTTGGATCTGGCGGCGGTCGGCAGGCTGGGTTCGGATCTGGTGGAGGCACTGCTCCGGTAG
- the rpsA gene encoding 30S ribosomal protein S1, which yields MTSSIEVSSNTVAINDIGSEEDFLAAIDLTIKYFNDGDIVEGTVVKVDRDEVLLDIGYKTEGVIPSRELSIKHDVDPADVVAVGDQIEALVLQKEDKEGRLILSKKRAQYERAWGTIEKIKEDDGVVRGTVIEVVKGGLILDIGLRGFLPASLVEMRRVRDLQPYVGRELEAKIIELDKNRNNVVLSRRAWLEQTQSEVRTEFLNKLAKGQVRKGVVSSIVNFGAFVDLGGVDGLVHVSELSWKHIDHPSEVVEVGQEVEVEVLDVDLERERVSLSLKATQEDPWRQFARTHQIGQIVPGKVTKLVPFGAFVRVDDGIEGLVHISELAERHVEIPEQVVQVNGDVLVKVIDIDLERRRISLSLKQANEGFVEGDEHFDPTLYGMAATYDEAGNYIYPEGFDPETGEWLEGFDAQREVWEKQYADARVRWEAHAKQVEAARVADAEAEANPQPVTVGAPAGGSGATSMTSSTPSATKAPEEPAGTLATDEALAALREKLAGGKG from the coding sequence ATGACGAGCAGCATCGAGGTCTCCTCGAACACGGTCGCAATCAATGACATCGGCTCTGAGGAAGATTTCCTCGCCGCCATTGATCTGACCATCAAGTACTTCAACGACGGTGACATTGTCGAAGGCACCGTCGTCAAGGTCGACCGGGACGAGGTCCTGCTCGACATTGGCTACAAGACCGAGGGCGTCATCCCCTCGCGCGAGTTGTCGATCAAGCACGACGTTGACCCGGCCGATGTGGTCGCTGTGGGCGACCAGATCGAGGCCCTTGTTCTCCAGAAGGAGGACAAGGAGGGTCGGCTGATCCTGTCCAAGAAGCGTGCGCAGTACGAGCGCGCGTGGGGCACGATCGAGAAGATCAAGGAGGACGACGGCGTCGTCCGCGGCACCGTCATCGAGGTCGTCAAGGGTGGTCTCATCCTCGACATCGGCCTCCGGGGCTTCCTGCCGGCCTCCCTGGTCGAGATGCGGCGCGTCCGCGACCTCCAGCCCTACGTGGGCCGTGAGCTCGAGGCGAAGATCATCGAGCTGGACAAGAACCGCAACAACGTGGTCCTGTCCCGCCGGGCGTGGCTCGAGCAGACCCAGTCCGAGGTCCGCACCGAGTTCCTCAACAAGCTCGCCAAGGGCCAGGTCCGCAAGGGCGTCGTGTCCTCGATCGTCAACTTCGGCGCGTTCGTGGACCTCGGCGGCGTCGACGGCCTCGTGCACGTCTCGGAGCTGTCCTGGAAGCACATCGACCACCCGTCCGAGGTTGTCGAGGTCGGCCAGGAGGTCGAGGTCGAGGTTCTCGACGTCGATCTCGAGCGTGAGCGCGTCTCCCTGTCGCTGAAGGCGACGCAGGAGGACCCGTGGCGTCAGTTCGCCCGGACCCACCAGATCGGCCAGATCGTGCCCGGTAAGGTCACGAAGCTGGTTCCGTTCGGTGCGTTCGTGCGCGTCGACGACGGCATCGAGGGCCTGGTGCACATCTCCGAGCTGGCCGAGCGCCACGTGGAGATCCCGGAGCAGGTCGTTCAGGTCAACGGCGACGTTCTCGTCAAGGTCATCGACATCGACCTCGAGCGTCGGCGGATCTCGCTCTCGCTCAAGCAGGCGAACGAGGGCTTCGTCGAGGGCGACGAGCACTTCGACCCGACCCTCTACGGTATGGCTGCCACCTACGACGAGGCCGGCAACTACATCTACCCGGAGGGCTTCGACCCGGAGACGGGCGAGTGGCTCGAGGGCTTCGACGCGCAGCGCGAGGTGTGGGAGAAGCAGTACGCCGACGCCCGCGTCCGCTGGGAGGCGCACGCCAAGCAGGTCGAGGCGGCCCGTGTCGCTGACGCCGAGGCCGAGGCCAACCCGCAGCCCGTCACCGTCGGCGCTCCGGCCGGTGGCTCGGGTGCGACCAGCATGACCAGCAGCACCCCCTCGGCCACCAAGGCCCCGGAGGAGCCGGCTGGCACCCTCGCCACCGACGAGGCGCTCGCGGCTCTGCGCGAGAAGCTCGCGGGCGGCAAGGGCTAA